The DNA window AAGTCTTGCCTGTCAAATTACCCACTCAATAACAGCGTGTTGCATGGATGAAAAACTGCATGTGTTGCGAGAGTGGGACCAAAGAGACCTCACTACAGGCAAGAACACTAAACTAATCATAGAAAGatatattaatcattttattacgcttaaaaataataaaaatatgaataaactcctgaaagatagtttaacatttttttttatagccttTGAGTCATTTgactgttaaaaaaatataaaagatcgatttactaatcaatttaatgatGACAAATTAATCCTAATGAAAAGATGAGATCCCCTCGATTACtagttttaaagtttttaatggTAGAAAGGCAAATACATCATTATAGtgtttcaataaataataatctatGTCCAGATACATAATAACTTCACTAGAACACCTAGTTTTTTCTGTTAAGTGGTCCTTTAGGGGTGGTGACATTTTGAATCTTAATACCTAACTCATGGTGTACGACTGATGCTTACtattataaatctaataataaatcttttgttttcttaattgtgTACTCGGAAAcgattttaaatatcaaaatggtatcaaaaaaaagaaatgacaaCAATATAACTGACATATTTTGTATAATCATAGACGAAGAATAGTCCAAACTATTTAAGAGATTggactttaatttatattttgatttaatttatttgaatttttagttgaattttattaattagattttatttgttgtgtttcatttaattattattaggtattttatttaataaattataagcttaatttcttattttaattagaattatagtatttatatcAATCTTTTCCAAACGAGTCAATTACTCTAGTAACAAAAATTCTGCTTTTTAAAAAGGCTTGCATTATCTTAACATTTTTTGtaacgtaaaaaaataaataaaattgagctATCCTGTGGTATAGGGCCCCCACCTGTCTAGTTATCACTATGCACCAAATTGATTTCCTTGTAGAAAAGGGTTTTCTTTGGGTCCCCCACGGTGATTGCCCATGGAATGGAAGTAATTGAGACATCACCTTTGGGACTCATggccactatatatatatatatatatatatatatataactttagcGATGACTATTGACCCATGAATTACACCTCTGCCTCTATGATCCCTCCTCCACGTTTGAGCTTTCCGTGGACGCTTAATGTGTCATTTCTCTCTCACCAATTTTCTTATCTTCCCTACACTACTAGAAATTCATTTAATAGCAAcaaatttattgatataatatttttatcgatAATTTGAGatcaaaattatcaatgaaaCTTTTTCCGTCCGTACTTCAATCGGTAACTACTGACGGACAccatccgtcggtatttacCGACTGAATGGCAgatgaaaagttcagaataaaaaaaaggcggCTCGTTAACATGGAGGTTTTGGCGAGGTGGTTTTTTTCAAcgaaatcaccgatggattcaAAACGGCAGGCCCATACAATGACGTGACCAATGCACTgttaaaaataccgatggaatcactGACAGATTTGAAATGGCGGATCCGTACGGTGACGTGTTGATTTTTCCGTCAGAATAGCCGATGGACTCACCGATGGAATAATCTGTCGGTGAAACCAtcggaaaaagttaatataattccctGTCTGCCGACCCTATCCTCCTCTATTTCTcattcttcttcctaatcccaactctcccccATCTGTAAACAACCAGCCCCTaaacaaaaatctccctcatctcagcacaacaagttatatttcttaaagttttgtggtcacaacatccgtgttctgatttgcTGCCGAATTTTATCAATtgttgtaagtaattctatctttttaaattttaacatttaaatgtcaattttattgttttttttttagtatatgtattttgttaatagatgtacatgttttattgttatttctcaaacaaacttgtagtatatgaatgcataattttgtacttgttatggtttgttttagattttataagattgtatttatttataaattgttaaaaccttatggaattaccgaattacatgttctattttgaaataattaatagcttgcttaatggtccattttaaagtttttatcaatggtattgcggtgtggtaatttttgtaaatttatatatattaatttgtatggacgttgataaatgataatgaatatttaatatttatgagaagttgtgattggtttgctGGATAAtatcgaggtaaagtaatatttttgcaagtttatttacctaacttagttaattaatacatgatgtcatcataattttatagaggtttgatataagtcatggatgatcgttcatggatgtatcaaattcaccccaaggattgcggaggatggattattgtaatggggttcagggttttattaattttgcaatatctattcccagaaattttattggagacagtattaggtgtccatgcaggaagtgtcaaaataaaaagtatctacatccagatgttgtaatgatgcatcttctacacaaagggtttatggagaattatcagtgttggtatgcacatgaagaagtatttgttagtaaaaggagaatgggagaaacggtggttgggtcaacttctagtgctaacaacgtgcatgaagcggcaaatgacaacattaaTCCTTACATGAAGGgaatggatgcaatgagaatgaatcaagataatgtcagtcaatgttcaatcatagaagaagaacctaatgcagatgcagctaggttttttgatttgttgaaagattctgacgaaccattatgggatagCTACACAAACCATAGTAAATTATCagccgtggcacaggtgttcaccatcaagtcagatcacaggTTGAGTGAGGctgggtatgacaaaattattgaatgggcgagaaacattttacctgaagggaacatgCTGAAAAAGAACTTCTATgttgcgaagtccatgatgaaaccccttgtCATAACCAaaaattttgaacaaataataaaaaattaaaatattgcgccttcgagccctcgactatcaaaggtagtgcattttctatcctacctccattcaagcgcgccttcgagccctcgtcttatttattttcaagcgcgtcttcgagccctcgaccatcaaaggtagcgcattttctatcctaccttcattcgagcgcgccttcgagccctcatcttatttattttcgagcgtgccttcgagccctcgactatcaaaggtagtgcattttctatcctacctccattcgagcgcgccttcgagccctagtcttatttattttcgagcgcgccttcgagccctcaaccatcaaaggtagtgcattttctatcctacctccattcgagcgcgccttcgagcactcgtttttttttttttttttaaaaaaaaaaagaaaagaaaaaaaaaaagagaagcaaaagttctttctgtatctacttttctttataaatttactacacaaagctaaaagaaaatgaaattttctaatatctttgtataataaatattataaagagggggaaACTGTCATAActaaatttttgaacaaataataaaaattaaatatagttgacaTGGGGTTAagataataaattttgaagtttagggataaaattatcagatttgagaataaattcttcagaaattgaagaattaataagtttgaaaatttaCTTAAAGTTTTGgattagttttaattaatgaaattagaagaattaataagtttgtggacttaattaaaactttgatttaattaattaaataaattcagagacttaattgaaatttatccaaaaagggcaaaattaaaagaaatttttatttacttaggggtccaattgcaaaatttccaaagttcaggggtcaaattgaaaatgttCACGGGTTGCTTGAAAACGTCGCCGTTGCTTGGCCTAGCCCCAAAAAATTATgccgggccgggccgggccTAACccagttcaaaaaataaataaaataaaaaaagcagaaaaataaaaaataaaaaaatatgtatgtatggataaaaaaatgtaaatttattgatttattcactaacgccaaagtcaggaataaaataccggtttaaatttatattatttttatttgttgtattttattttatttagatgaataaaaaataatgtaaatttattggtttattcactgacgccagagtcagcattaaaaataccggtttaaatttatattatttttattcgttatattttattttatttagctagaaaaaaaataaaaaaaatatgtgcatgcgtaaaaaaaataaatttatttttgtttatttatttattggcactagagtcgggaataaaaaaaatatttgatctaatttattttatagctacgtgatatttaccaacgccagagttggaagtatCCGTAGTTTAATATTaactggcgccagagtcgggaatattataagcaaattatcatatcgtaaactaataaacatttagcaatttaagataaaactagcaatgcagcctgcctcaggcaggacgtttaagggttgaccatagaatctttgttgaccagttagggtttctagtgaccataatactaggtggcgacttcttaaacaagatcaTTCCCCatcaaagaacaggatgccaaaAATCCGttcttttcaaagatttttaaattttttaaggctGCCGCGATGTCGAGTGCGACACCCCTCAGTTTATGATACCAAAAAATTAACACGTgtcctaacttctgcatgttatactacattgaaaatgctgagatgatagagtgcatgacatgtaggcattcccgttacaaacccagaactagtaggggaaagactctagtggcatataaaaaacttagatacttctcgatcacacctagactgcagaggttattcatgtcactaaGGATTACTGatcacatgacatggcaccaagcatatgatgcggttgatggtgtgacggtgcatccttctgacggcgaagtgTGGAAACTCTTTAAtagtgtgcatcctcacttttcagctgaataAAGGAATGTGCGTCTTGGGTTGTATACAgatggattcaacccatttgggtcatttactgctccctattcttattgaccggtcatactcacagtttataacttgccatcgagaatgtgtatgaggccggagttcatgtttttatctactgtcatacctgGTCCAGgtagcccggggcggaatatagatgtttgtctttgaccgttgattgatgagttggcgcagttgtggttctccggagctctgacttatgatatatcgaggaaacaaactttttttatgaggacggctttgatgtggactatcaatgattttctagcTTATGAAATGCTTTCTAGTTGGAAAGTCGGTGAAATCCACTTCCCATTCACCAACACCTCACGTTCGCACTGTGGTTTTCTTATGGTTGATGGTGTGATAAAGATACGCAGAAGATCCAATTAGAGAGGGAAGGGAGGTGGTATGAATTCTAAATTCCTCTCGTAGGCGTTGGAATGGACACAGTACCATTTCAGTTCTCACGATGAAGTCCTCTGGCAGCAGTAATTTTCCCATGATTGCAAAACCTTCAACAATTTGACTTTTCTCGTCTTGCAATTTATGCCAAATCTGACCTTGTTCAAATGCTACAACCCTCACAGAGATGCAAGCCAATTAGATTCAATTGATGTACCCTGCAAAAACTTAAGTATCTACCACACTCAGGAATTCGAAATTTTACCGCGTCTTCAACCTCAGTATTCGCTTATACAGTTTCCTGGAACCTACAATGACATATTCACAATGCTCAATGCCAAGTTCACACTTGAAGTGCTAGTATCTCCTGCCTGTATGCACTGTCATCGTGGAGGAGGAGAATGCCAGATTAAAGAGCCAAAACTTCTTTGTTCCATTGCAAAAGAAGGTATAGACGACATAACACATGCAGAAAGACTTGCATATCTACATTGATCAAGCCTACATAATTCACTATATTTTGTGCTCTAATAGTTCTTAAAATTTCATAACCGTATAGagttagctttagctttagagCCCTTCGTTAAACATGCCCAGCGGATAGGAACTCAGTCTACAGCAGTGAATCTATATTGGAAAAAAACTTCCGAGGTTTGAACCTTTGTATAACATcatatttctttgaaaatcacttcaattttattgttcGACCTCATATAACATcatatttctttgaaaatctttttgCAGAAAAAGACAAGCTGGGATTGAAGCTAGGATTGGGtaattcaaaatccaaaatttctCTGCTTTATATGTTCCCATGACAACCTCCATAATTTCTAGCATGTATGGATTCCTGCAAGGTTATCTGTCATCCAAAGTATAAATCATCTGCCATCCAAAGTATAAATCATCTGCCATCCAAAGTAATTCTCTCCTTTATCAGGTTTAGGCATCGGATGTCTGTTCATGGGATAATTTTGTTGTCCTACATTTACCTGCGCCGCTTCAAGAAAATACGTGATTCCTCAAACTTGTTATCTATGAATTCTTCATCTGATCCCTCCTTAAAAGGAGACCTAGAAGGAGATGGTGTTTACCTCAGCATCCCCATCTTCTCTTATACTGAACTTGGGCAAGCCACCAATAATTTTGATAGTGAAAAGGAACTTGGAGATGGAGGTTTTGGAACTGTTTACTACAGTAAGAAGATGAAAGTTTAAAGTTTCTGTTGATAGATCAACTATACTACAGTAGAAAACTgctaatcaaaagaaaaggaaagctttCCTAAAACTCAAGCAATTTGATCAATGGGTTTGTTTTGAACCAGGGAAGCTCAAAGATGGACGGGAAGTTGCAGTTAAGCGCCTATATGAACACAACTATAAAAGGGTTAAGCAGTtcatgaatgaaattgaaattcttACTCGCCTGCACCACAAAAACCTCGTCTGCCTTGATGGATGCTCTTCACGACGCAGCCGTGAGCTACTACTTGTCTATGAATACATTCCCAATGGCACTGTTGCTGATCATCTACATGGAGATCAAGCAAAGTCCAGTCCACTGACCTGGCCTATTCGAATGAGCATAGCAATAGAAACAGCCAGTGCTCTGGCTTACCTTCATGCTTCTGACATCATACATCGTGATGTCAAGACGAACAACATCCTCCTTGACAACAATTTCAGCGTGAAGGTTGCAGATTTTGGGCTTTCCAGGTTGTTTCTGTTAGTTGATTGTTTTAGGACTGCAACGTGTCTAAGTatcagaaattattttatgctttcATTCTGTTTTTAGTTTGTCCTAGTCTTTAGGAAGTGGTTAGTTTGTTGGCACACGTTGCTGTTCATGGCACACGTTGATGTTCATGGCTTAATTctcggtttcagtttttttctctgtttctatTTAATGTAAGCTTGCtgcataataatatttgaattccCAGTTTGTATTCCCTTATCTACTATTTATATCTTTCTCCCTTCTCCATATCCATAAACTTCTGCCTCTGTTAtactcctttctttctttaaaaactaacaaattggtatcagagcttttatTGTTCTTAAGGGATCTGTGTGTGACTTTGACGTATCATGGAAGCTGAAACAAGTTTCTCCTCAATTGCTCCGCCAGTGTTCAATGGTGACAACTACCAAATTTGGGCAGTACGCATGGAGACATATTTGGAAGCTTTGGATCTTTGGGAAGCAGTGGATGAAGACTATGATGTTCCTGTACTTCCAAACAATCCCACCATGACGCAGATCAAAACTCACAaggagatgaagatgaagaagtcaAAGGCCAAAGCATGCTTGTTTGCTGCGGTGTCAACAACAATCTTTACAAGAATAATGTCCCGTAAGACAGCCAAGTCTATATGGGATTACCTGAAGGAAGAATATGCAGGAGATGAAAGGATAAGAGGAATGcaggttttaaatttgatacGGGATTTCGAGttgcaaaaaatgaaggaatctGAAACAATTAAAGAGTATTCAGATAGACTTCTTGGAATTGCAAATAAAATCAGGCTACTCGGGTCTGAATTTAGTGATTCAAGGATTGTGGAAAAAATCCTTGTCACAGTACCTGAAAGGTATGAAGCGACAGTTACCACCTTGGAAAATACCAAGGATTTGTCAAAAATTTCCTTGGCAGAATTACTTAATTCCCTACAGGCGCAAGAGTAGAGACGACATATGAGGCAAGAGGTCAACACTGAAGGAGCCTTATTTGCAAAACATCACGGAGCTTACAGAAACaagaggaaagagaagaaaggccAAGAGGGAAATTCTTTTGCTTCTGTTTTGAATAACAACAGCAGCAAAAAAGGAAGCTTCAAGGGTAAATATCCTCCTTGCCATCACTGTAAAAAGGAAGGTCACCCTCCATTCAAATGTTGGAGGAGACCTGATGCAAAATGTTCAAAATGCAATCAAATGGGACATGAAGCAGTAATTTGTAAGGGAAGAGCTCAGCAGCATGAAGTTGATGCCCAAGTTGCAGAACAAGAGGATGAAGATCAACTTTTTGTAGCATCCTGCTTTGCAAGTAGTAGTTTGACTGAAAGTTGGTTAATTGACAGTGGTTGTACCAACCACATGACCAATGACAAGAAACTCTTCAGATATTTGAGGCCAACTGATATTACTAAAGTCAAAATTGGCAATGGTGATCACATCTCTGTCAAAGGAAGAGGGACAATCACCATAACCAGCACTGCAGGCACAAAGACAATTTCTGATGTTCTCTACGTAccagaaattaatcaaaatttgttGAGCGTAGGCCAATTGATTGAAAAAGGCTTTAAAGTGATCTTTGAAGATGGTTTTTGTCACATACTGGATGCTAACAGTGAGGAAATTCTCAAAGTGAGAATGAAAGGAAAAAGTTTTTCGTTTGATCCTATCAAAGAAGAACTTGCTGCATTCTCCATGAAAGCTTGCAACACAGAGATATGGCACAAGCGACTTGGTCATTGTCACTTACAAAGGATGCAACTTATGCAGGAAAGGGAACTCACAGTTGGCTTACCAACCTTTGGAGATCACTTACCGAATTGTCATGCTTGTCAATACGGTAAACAAAATAGGAGACCATTCCCAAAGTCATCCTGGAGAGCCACTCACAAGTTGCAGCTAATCCACACAGATGTATCAGGTCCTCAAAGAACTGAATCATTAGCAGGTAGTCGATATTACAttgcttttattgatgatttttcaagaatgtgctggatttttttcttgaaattcaagTCAGAAGTAGCTGGAGTCTTCTGGAAGTTCAAGAAGATGGTAGAAAATCAAAGTGGCTGCAAAATTCAAGCTGTAAGGTCAGATAATGGAAAGGAGTACACTTCAGCAGAATTTGATATGTTTTGTGAAGAAGCTGGCATTGAACACCAGCTTACTGCTCCTTACACTCCGCAGCAAAACGGAGTAAGTGAAAGGAGAAATAGATACATAATGGAGATGGCCAGATGCATGCTACATGACAAGGAGTTACCCAAATATTTTTGGGCTGAAGCGGCCAGTACTGCTGTTTTCTTACAGAACAGATTATCCACCAAAGCATTGAAGGATAAAACTCCATTTGAGGCATGGTATGACTATAAACCTTCACTCAATTTTCTTAGAGTGTTTGGTTGCTTGTGTTTCTCTCACATTCCACAGGTCAAGCGGgataaacttgataaaaagtCAGAACCAGGCATCTTTGTTGGGTACAGCTCTTCCTCAAAGGCATATAAGGTTTATCAACCTCAAACAGGGAAGATAATTGTCAGTAGAGATGTGTTCttcaatgaagaagagaaatggaATTGGGAACAGAAAAAAGAGACATCCACAAGCAAGCAAAAATCAAGTCTAACCTCCAAAACAAGAGAAGAGCAAGCATCAGAACAGTGGCAAGAAGAATTGGAAGATGATCTTCCAATTCGTGGAACAAGACCGCTCCATGATATCTATCAGCGATGCAATGTGGCCATTTGTGAACCTGCTGGTTATGAAGAGGCTATTAAAGATCCAAAATGGCAGAAGGCGATGGAGGAGGAGCTgtcaatgataaaaaagaacaagactTGGGAGCTAGTTGACAGGCCAAAGGATAGAAAGATTATTGGAGTAAAATGGGTGTTTAGAACCAAGCTCAATGCTGATGGTTCCATCAACAAACACAAAGCCAGGCTTGTTGTTAAGGGATATGCTCAAGTCTTTGGAGTTGATTACTCGGATACATTTGCCCCTGTTGCTAGATTGGATACTATTCGGCTTGTGCTAGCTATAGCAGCTCAAAATGGGTGGAAGGTGTTTCAACTAGATGTAAAATCTGCTTTTTTAAATGGTATTTTGCAGGAGGAAATCTATGTTGAACAGCCCGAGGGATTCATGGAACAAGGTGAAGAGGAGAAGGTCTACTTGCTTAAGAAGGCTCTATATGGCTTGAAACAAGCACCTAGAGCATGGTATAGCAAGATAGATGAGCATCTGTCAAGCCTAGGATTTCAGAAAAGTTTGTCAGAGGCTACTCTTTATGTGAAATGTAAAGGAGACAATCTGCTTATAGTCTCTCTTTACGTTGATGATCTTTTGATCACAGGTGACAATGCCAAGCTTGTTGAAGAGTTCAAAAGGgaaatgatgaaaatttttgaaatgacAGACCTTGGACTCATGGCATACTTTCTGGGAATGGAGATCAAACAGTTAGAAAATGAAGTTTTCATCTGTCAAAAAGAAATATGCCAAGGAAATTCTCAAGAAGTTTCATATGGAGGACTGTAAGGCAATGGCTACTCCAATGAATCCAAAAGAGAGCTTAAGTAAAGAGGACGGCACAGACAAAGTTGAAGAAGGCTATTTCAGAAGCATGATTGGTTGCCTAATGTACCTAACAGCAACCAGGCTAGATATTCTTTTTTGCTGTAAGCATTCTCTCTCGTTACATGCATTGTGCTAGTGAAGTGCATCTTAAAGCTGCAAAAAGAGTCATTAGATACATCAAAGGAACTATTGATTTTGGTGTAAAATTCAAGTACTGTCAAAACTTCAAGTTGCTGGGATTTTCTGACAGTGATTGGGGTGGATCAGTGGATGACATGAAGAGTACATCTGGGTACTGTTTTAGCCTAGGATCAGGAGTTTTTCTCATGGAGTTCCAAGAAGCAAGAGACTGTAGCACAGTCTACTGCCGAGGCTGAATTTATTGCTGCTACAGCAGCAGTGAACCAAGCTTTGTGGCTGAGGAAGTTGTTCTGTGATTTACATTTGAAGCAACAAAATGATTACAGAGGTGTTTGTGGACAATCAGGCAGCAATTGCAATCTCCCACAATCCagttttttcatggaaaaaccaagcatttcaagatcaaatttttctttttaagggaAGTGCAGAAGGAAGGAGAAGTGAGCCTCATTTATTGCAAATCTGAAGATCAGCTCGCAGACATTTTTACAAAACCTTTGCCAGCAAACAAGTTTGAACCTCTTAGGCAAAGACTTGGAGTTTGCAGCTCCTAAATCATGGAGGAGTGTTAGTTGATTGTTTTAGGACTGCAACATGTCTAAGTatcagaaattattttatgctttcATTCTGTTTTTAGTTTGTCCTAGTCTTTAGGAAGTGGTTAGTTTGTTGGCACACGTTGCTGTTCATGGCACACGTTGATGTTCATGGCTTAATTctcggtttcagtttttttttctgtttctattTAATGTAAGCTTGCtgcataataatatttgaattccCAGTTTGTATTCCCTTATCTACTATTTCTATCTTTCTCCCTTCTCCATATCCATAAACTTCTGCCTCTGTTAtactcctttctttctttaaaaactaACAGTTTCCCAAAGACGTTACTCACGTCTTGACTGTTCCACAAGGGACTCCAGGCTATGTTGACCCTGAATATCACCAAAGCTACCAACTTACAGATAAGAGCGATGTCTATAGCTTTGGGGTTGTCCTGATTGAGCTCATATCATCAATGCCTGCTGTTGATATAACCAGGCACCGGCATGAGATTAATCTTTCTAACTTAGCAATAAGCAAGATTCAGAAATGTGCATTTGATGAGTTGATTGATTCACGTCTTGGGTATAATTCAGACGAAGAAGTTAAAAGAACGACAACATCGGTTGCAGAGTTGGCTTTTCAATGTTTGCAGCAAGACAAGGAAATAAGACCTTCCATGGAAAATGTCTTGCAgcagttaaaaataattcaaggcGGGGAGTCCATGGAGAATCTTTCTAACTTAGCAATAAGCAAGATTCAGAAATGTGCAGCTGACGAACTGATTTATTCACGTCTTGGGTATAATTCAGACGAGGAAGTTAAAAGAACGACAACATCGGTTGCAGAGTTGGCTTTTCAATGTTTGCAGCAAGACAAGGAAACAAGACTTTCCATGGAAAATGTTTTGCAGCagttaaaaacaattcaaggcGGGGAGTCCTTGGAGAATCTTGAAGAAGTGCATGACGATAACAAGAGGTCGAAGAACACACTGCCACCACCTTCACCACCCTATTGCGATGAGGCTGGTCTATTGAAGAACATCCGTCTGCCACCTTCACCGGTTTCTGTTACCGCTAAATGGGCCAGTAGTAGTTCTACTACACCTAATGAAAGCGTTTAAGTTTTCTTCCTCCATGCTGCTTACTTTCAAGTTGGCTGATGAGAGCATGGCTAATACCTGGTTTGAAAGCAAATGTACGTTACCTTCTCCTTGTCGTCGTTTTGTTACACCCAAAAATTAAATCCTAGGCACAGCATTGGCGAGTTTATGTATAAGGGAGTCCGTATAATTACTGGA is part of the Populus alba chromosome 10, ASM523922v2, whole genome shotgun sequence genome and encodes:
- the LOC118045410 gene encoding LEAF RUST 10 DISEASE-RESISTANCEUS RECEPTOR-LIKE PROTEIN KINASE-like 1.1, coding for MNSSSDPSLKGDLEGDGVYLSIPIFSYTELGQATNNFDSEKELGDGGFGTVYYRKLKDGREVAVKRLYEHNYKRVKQFMNEIEILTRLHHKNLVCLDGCSSRRSRELLLVYEYIPNGTVADHLHGDQAKSSPLTWPIRMSIAIETASALAYLHASDIIHRDVKTNNILLDNNFSVKVADFGLSRLFLLFPKDVTHVLTVPQGTPGYVDPEYHQSYQLTDKSDVYSFGVVLIELISSMPAVDITRHRHEINLSNLAISKIQKCAFDELIDSRLGYNSDEEVKRTTTSVAELAFQCLQQDKEIRPSMENVLQQLKIIQGGESMENLSNLAISKIQKCAADELIYSRLGYNSDEEVKRTTTSVAELAFQCLQQDKETRLSMENVLQQLKTIQGGESLENLEEVHDDNKRSKNTLPPPSPPYCDEAGLLKNIRLPPSPVSVTAKWASSSSTTPNESV